Within Mongoliitalea daihaiensis, the genomic segment AGGGAGGAGCAATCAAAATTTCTTCTAGTACCACATCCGCAGCACCTGCTGCCAATGGCGCCTTAGCAACTAAAGGCACCATCATGGATATGGAGCAATTACCTAAAGAAATTAAGGTTAGAGCATTGATACATGCCTACAGATCCAGAGCTCACTTACGTTCAAAAACTAACCCAGTTCGGGAAAGAAGAGACCGCAAGGCGCTTTTGGATTTAGAAGATTTTGGCTTGGGAAGTCAGGATTTGAATACGGAATTTCAAGCTGGAAAAGAAATTGGTATCGGTACAGCTAAGCTTTCAAAAATAGTAGAAGCGCTGAAAACCATCTATGAAGGCTCTGTTGGTTTTGAATACCTATATATCCGTGATCCCGAAATGTTGGATTGGCTGAAAACAAAAATTGAAAAAGAAGCCCTTTCCTTTAATCCTTCCGTAGATGAGAAGAAACGGATTCTATTTAAACTCAACCAGGCTGTAGTATTTGAAAACTTTTTACATACCAAATATCTGGGTCAAAAGCGTTTTTCATTGGAAGGTGGTGAAAGCACGATTCCATTCTTAGATGCAGTTATCAATACTGCTGCTGACCATGGGGTAGAAGAGGTAATGATTGGAATGGCTCACAGAGGCCGTCTGAACGTACTCGCTAATATCATGGGCAAGACCTATGAACAAATTTTCTCCGAGTTTGAAGGGACAGCCAAGCCGGATTTGACAATGGGAGATGGAGATGTGAAATATCACATGGGATATTCTTCTGATATTGTCACGTATGCCAATAAAAATGTTCACTTAAAATTGGCTCCAAACCCTTCTCACCTAGAAGCGGTCAATCCCGTAGTTGAAGGTTTTATCCGTGCTAAAATTGATTCACAGCACAAGGGAGATGCTCGTAAAGCATTGCCAATTTTGATTCACGGGGATGCTGCTGTTGCGGGTCAGGGTATCGTGTATGAAGTAACTCAAATGGCCGGCTTGAAAGGCTACAATACAGGAGGTACGATTCACTTTGTTATCAACAATCAGGTTGGTTTCACTACAGACTTTGACGATGCTCGTACATCTATTTATTGTACCGATGTAGCGAAAATGATTGATGCTCCAGTTATCCACGTTAATGGTGACAATGCGGAAGCGGTCGTTTTTGCAGCTCGTTTAGCTGGTGAATTCCGTCAGAAATTTGGTCGGGATATTTTTATAGATATGGTATGTTACAGACGTCATGGCCACAATGAATCGGATGAACCCAAGTTTACACAGCCTGAATTGTATAACATCATTTCCAAGCACCCCAATCCTCGAGAAATCTATATCAAGCGATTGACTGAGCGTGGTGACATCGATGCGAAAATTGCCTCAGATATGGATGCTGAATTCAGACAGTTGTTGCAAGATCGCCTAAATATGGTCAAAGAGAAGCCACTTCCTTATCAGCAGACCAAATTTGAATTGGAGTGGAAAACATTGAGAAGATCTAAACCTGAGGATTTTGAAAAATCTCCTGAGACAGCGATTTCCGAAGAGGCAATTGTACAGGTAGCAGAAGCGCTTACCTCCATACCCAAAGGATTTAAGCCTATCAAACAAATCGATGCACAATTAAAGCAGCGGAAGGATATGTTCTTCAATGCCAAGTCTTTGAACTGGGCAGCGGCTGAGTTGTTGGCATATGGATCTCTTTTATTGGAAGGTAAAACAGTGCGAATCACTGGTCAGGATGTTCAGAGAGGTACTTTCTCCCACCGACATGCGGTAGTCCATGACTCCAATACCAATAAGCCATACAACTTCTTAAAAGAATTGAAGGACAGCAAAGGGCAGTTTTACATCTATAACTCTTTGCTTTCTGAGTATGCAGTTCTTGGTTTTGAGTATGGCTATGCCATGGCAAACCCAAATTCACTGTCTATCTGGGAAGCACAATTCGGTGATTTTGCAAATGGCGCACAGACCATGATCGATCAATTCATTTCTTCTGGCGAATCCAAATGGCAAAAAATGAATGGTATCGTGATGTTATTGCCTCATGGATACGAAGGACAGGGTCCTGAAC encodes:
- a CDS encoding 2-oxoglutarate dehydrogenase E1 component, producing MDKFSYISNAHVAYIDELYADYKNNPEAIDPSWKTFFDGFDFAISKFGEDEEGGAIKISSSTTSAAPAANGALATKGTIMDMEQLPKEIKVRALIHAYRSRAHLRSKTNPVRERRDRKALLDLEDFGLGSQDLNTEFQAGKEIGIGTAKLSKIVEALKTIYEGSVGFEYLYIRDPEMLDWLKTKIEKEALSFNPSVDEKKRILFKLNQAVVFENFLHTKYLGQKRFSLEGGESTIPFLDAVINTAADHGVEEVMIGMAHRGRLNVLANIMGKTYEQIFSEFEGTAKPDLTMGDGDVKYHMGYSSDIVTYANKNVHLKLAPNPSHLEAVNPVVEGFIRAKIDSQHKGDARKALPILIHGDAAVAGQGIVYEVTQMAGLKGYNTGGTIHFVINNQVGFTTDFDDARTSIYCTDVAKMIDAPVIHVNGDNAEAVVFAARLAGEFRQKFGRDIFIDMVCYRRHGHNESDEPKFTQPELYNIISKHPNPREIYIKRLTERGDIDAKIASDMDAEFRQLLQDRLNMVKEKPLPYQQTKFELEWKTLRRSKPEDFEKSPETAISEEAIVQVAEALTSIPKGFKPIKQIDAQLKQRKDMFFNAKSLNWAAAELLAYGSLLLEGKTVRITGQDVQRGTFSHRHAVVHDSNTNKPYNFLKELKDSKGQFYIYNSLLSEYAVLGFEYGYAMANPNSLSIWEAQFGDFANGAQTMIDQFISSGESKWQKMNGIVMLLPHGYEGQGPEHSNARPERFLQLAAEYNMVVANITEPSNFFHMLRRQLTWEFRKPCVVMSPKSLLRHPKVMSPIEEFTSGGFRELLPDSKVSAKDVKRVVLCSGKIYYDLEEAREKEKIKDVAILRLEQLHPLPKTQLMEALKAYKGAELVWVQEEPENMGYWNYILRMMYKELPMDVIARKPSASPATGYNKVHVQEQTAIINKALKIS